A single Nostoc sp. PCC 7107 DNA region contains:
- a CDS encoding YiaA/YiaB family inner membrane protein, producing the protein MQPLGSQKDSAAWIIQTWAAFIISISMTTFGIVNLPVDSWIKGFMGMGLAFSVGSTFTLAKTTRDLHEAKRLTARIDDAKVEKLLSQHDALNLK; encoded by the coding sequence ATGCAACCACTAGGTTCACAAAAAGATAGTGCAGCTTGGATTATTCAAACATGGGCTGCTTTCATAATTTCTATTTCTATGACTACCTTTGGTATTGTTAATTTGCCTGTCGATAGCTGGATTAAAGGCTTTATGGGTATGGGTTTAGCTTTTTCTGTAGGTTCAACTTTTACCTTGGCAAAAACCACCAGAGATTTACATGAAGCTAAAAGATTAACTGCGAGAATTGATGATGCAAAAGTAGAAAAATTACTTTCACAACACGATGCTTTAAATTTAAAATGA
- a CDS encoding phosphate-starvation-inducible PsiE family protein, with protein MPKRVIKEVNSWFQRESIVNNLERFQDFIIVSLCVGLFCVMLIRLGDMFFSFLHPLDVREITSDILFILILVELFRLLIDYLQTQQISVGAAVEITIVSALREVILRGVLEIQQNQLFGISTFLLVLAVIFIALPLVSRFFGNGTIHNHETLSETTEILSDITLTAE; from the coding sequence ATGCCAAAACGTGTAATTAAAGAAGTTAACAGTTGGTTTCAGCGAGAGAGCATCGTTAATAACCTGGAAAGATTTCAAGACTTTATTATTGTCTCTCTGTGTGTTGGTTTATTCTGCGTCATGCTGATTAGGCTAGGAGATATGTTCTTCTCCTTTTTGCATCCCTTAGATGTAAGAGAAATCACATCCGATATCTTGTTTATTTTGATTCTTGTTGAGTTGTTTCGTCTACTGATTGATTACTTACAAACCCAGCAGATATCAGTAGGAGCCGCAGTTGAAATTACGATAGTTTCTGCGTTACGGGAGGTAATTTTACGCGGAGTGTTAGAAATACAGCAAAATCAACTTTTTGGAATTTCTACATTTTTATTAGTTTTAGCAGTCATTTTTATTGCTTTACCTTTAGTGTCACGCTTTTTTGGAAATGGTACAATTCACAATCATGAAACACTGTCAGAAACAACCGAAATATTGTCAGATATAACTTTAACTGCGGAATAA
- a CDS encoding ABC transporter permease, giving the protein MNFLESVQMAGKTLLSNKLRSALTMLGIVIGNASVIAMIGIGEGGQKFVSNELESLGPNVLFVIPGNQETERVSRDVPKTLVLEDANAIATQVPTIAEVTAELNSRQVVTYANKNTDVNIIGTTPSFLNVRDFETDKGRFFSEVDMKRSNQVVVLGAKLAERLFGNSNPVGQQLRISNTSFRVIGVLVGKGSSLGVDYDDAALIPVITMANRIVGRTSPYGLELTYIVASAKNADSVDAAVFQITNLLRQRHKIIGEDDFTIRTQKDALQTVGQITGALTIMLAAIAGISLFVGGIGIMNIMLVSVTERTQEIGLRKAIGATEQDILLQFMIEAIIVSAIGGVVGTAVGVSGIMIVATLTPLEASISPVTIATAVGISGAIGLFFGVVPARRAAKLDPIVALRSA; this is encoded by the coding sequence ATGAACTTCTTAGAAAGCGTACAAATGGCAGGTAAAACTCTGCTGTCGAATAAGCTGCGTAGCGCTCTCACAATGCTGGGTATCGTGATTGGTAATGCTTCGGTCATTGCCATGATTGGCATTGGGGAAGGTGGACAGAAATTCGTTTCTAATGAGTTAGAATCTTTAGGGCCGAATGTATTGTTTGTGATTCCGGGGAATCAAGAAACTGAACGTGTTTCCAGAGATGTGCCGAAAACTTTAGTATTGGAAGATGCCAATGCGATCGCGACTCAAGTACCAACTATCGCCGAGGTGACTGCTGAGTTAAATAGCAGACAAGTTGTAACTTACGCTAACAAAAACACTGATGTCAACATTATCGGCACAACGCCCAGCTTTTTAAATGTGCGCGACTTTGAAACTGACAAAGGGCGGTTTTTTTCGGAAGTCGATATGAAACGTAGTAACCAAGTGGTGGTACTGGGTGCAAAGTTAGCTGAACGACTTTTTGGTAATAGCAACCCTGTGGGACAGCAGTTACGCATCAGCAATACCAGCTTTCGCGTGATTGGGGTGTTAGTTGGTAAAGGTTCCAGCCTAGGCGTTGATTATGATGATGCGGCTTTGATCCCGGTCATTACAATGGCAAATCGCATTGTTGGGCGGACTTCACCTTATGGATTAGAGTTAACTTACATCGTCGCTTCAGCAAAAAACGCCGATAGTGTAGATGCAGCAGTTTTTCAAATCACCAACTTACTGCGCCAACGCCACAAAATTATCGGCGAAGATGACTTCACTATCCGCACCCAAAAAGATGCACTGCAAACTGTCGGTCAAATCACAGGTGCATTAACAATTATGCTGGCGGCGATCGCTGGCATTTCGCTTTTTGTTGGCGGTATCGGTATCATGAATATCATGCTAGTTTCTGTCACCGAACGCACCCAAGAAATCGGACTGCGAAAAGCGATCGGTGCAACCGAACAAGATATATTGTTACAGTTCATGATTGAAGCGATAATTGTTTCCGCCATTGGTGGTGTAGTTGGGACTGCTGTTGGTGTCAGCGGAATTATGATAGTCGCCACCTTAACACCATTAGAAGCAAGTATCTCTCCTGTAACTATTGCTACCGCTGTAGGGATTTCCGGTGCGATCGGTTTATTCTTCGGTGTTGTTCCCGCCCGCCGTGCTGCTAAACTTGACCCAATTGTGGCATTGCGAAGTGCTTAG
- a CDS encoding SWIM zinc finger domain-containing protein, producing MSIPKISEFTIRRYANAKSYQRGEAYFESGAVDTISRRGNLLHAEVDGSEGRPYRVSLNFEGHSLTSANCTCAYNFDGWCKHIVATMLVCVRQPEIIEHRPTLEQLLDRLDHIQTQRLVQELVAEHPQLIDTIDRHVIWMTNPAPQGKKLKSLRQHSIDTNPVRRQVRQIIHDGVRYFEDGCEEDPIAEELLSLVQSAVDLTERGEGNQAIAVLEAITSTCIENWYEVAEYGADYDEIAWELNNAWCEAILTAELSDEEKVDIQVNLEVWQDEWDVDFGLSLDALHQGWDYPPLVEVLQGKISERGVWDAKIPDYADDLALIRLKILERQERYQEYLYLAEAEGQTRQYLTMLGRLGRVEEALAVAQTEMNSMEEAFALGKTLQEQGALQQALHIAQIGLHLKGNCQYDLGLWTSDLAQKLGDQTTALQAKKLAFQVHPSLEEYQNIQNLAGDEWERVKPDLLKTLRVYSAWETAPIKVDIFLHEGLIDEAIAIANELNIYHTDVIHRVMDAAIPHRPEWVITHACRHAEAIMDAGKAEYYDAAVDWLKKARAAYLASNRQTEWSNYHTKLMAIHARKRKLMGMLHGRDME from the coding sequence ATGTCTATTCCCAAAATCAGTGAATTTACCATCCGTCGTTATGCTAACGCCAAGTCTTACCAACGCGGTGAGGCTTATTTTGAGTCAGGGGCTGTGGATACCATCTCTCGACGCGGTAATCTATTACACGCAGAAGTTGATGGCAGTGAAGGTAGACCCTATCGTGTCAGCCTCAATTTTGAGGGTCATAGTTTAACCTCGGCAAATTGCACCTGTGCCTACAATTTTGATGGATGGTGTAAACACATTGTGGCAACTATGCTTGTTTGTGTGCGCCAGCCGGAAATTATTGAGCATCGTCCGACTTTAGAACAGTTACTAGATCGTCTAGATCATATTCAAACTCAAAGGTTAGTACAAGAATTAGTCGCCGAACATCCTCAACTGATCGATACAATTGATCGTCATGTAATCTGGATGACTAATCCTGCGCCTCAAGGAAAAAAGCTCAAATCTCTGCGCCAGCATTCCATTGATACAAATCCTGTGCGGCGGCAAGTACGGCAAATTATCCACGATGGTGTGCGCTATTTTGAGGATGGTTGCGAAGAAGACCCCATTGCTGAGGAATTACTGAGTTTAGTGCAATCGGCGGTAGATTTGACTGAACGAGGAGAAGGGAATCAAGCGATCGCAGTTTTAGAAGCAATTACTTCTACTTGTATCGAAAATTGGTATGAAGTTGCTGAGTATGGGGCTGACTATGATGAAATTGCCTGGGAATTGAATAATGCTTGGTGTGAAGCCATTCTGACTGCTGAACTAAGCGATGAAGAAAAGGTAGACATCCAGGTAAATTTGGAAGTTTGGCAAGATGAATGGGATGTTGATTTTGGTTTAAGTTTAGATGCTTTACACCAAGGTTGGGATTACCCGCCACTAGTTGAAGTTTTGCAAGGTAAGATTAGCGAAAGGGGCGTATGGGACGCAAAAATTCCCGATTATGCCGATGATTTAGCTTTAATTCGACTAAAAATTCTGGAACGGCAAGAACGTTATCAAGAATACTTGTATCTGGCGGAGGCAGAAGGGCAAACTCGGCAATATTTAACTATGCTAGGCAGACTTGGCAGAGTAGAAGAAGCCTTAGCAGTTGCCCAAACCGAGATGAACTCAATGGAAGAAGCCTTTGCTTTGGGGAAAACCCTGCAAGAACAAGGCGCATTACAACAAGCTTTACATATTGCCCAAATTGGCTTGCATTTAAAAGGAAATTGTCAATATGATTTGGGTCTTTGGACAAGTGATTTAGCCCAGAAGTTGGGAGATCAAACCACAGCTTTGCAAGCAAAAAAGCTGGCTTTTCAGGTACACCCTTCTTTAGAAGAATACCAAAATATTCAAAATTTAGCTGGGGATGAATGGGAAAGGGTCAAACCTGACTTGTTAAAAACTCTTCGTGTTTATAGTGCTTGGGAAACTGCACCAATTAAGGTGGATATTTTCTTACATGAGGGATTAATTGATGAGGCGATCGCGATCGCAAATGAACTCAATATCTATCATACTGATGTTATTCATCGTGTGATGGATGCTGCCATTCCCCATCGTCCTGAGTGGGTAATTACTCATGCTTGTCGCCATGCCGAAGCAATTATGGATGCAGGTAAAGCAGAATATTATGATGCCGCAGTCGATTGGCTAAAGAAAGCACGCGCTGCTTACTTAGCATCAAATCGACAAACTGAATGGTCAAATTATCACACCAAATTAATGGCAATTCACGCCCGCAAACGCAAGTTGATGGGAATGTTGCACGGAAGAGATATGGAGTAA
- a CDS encoding DUF5340 domain-containing protein has translation MEQIPLPSPIHYELILQLLERQTLLAVNQNPDLRHQVNQLIITLRKAAVQQKRLEEICEVTSVAVDHRWSLNHHIAEKVVVPD, from the coding sequence ATGGAGCAAATTCCTCTACCATCACCCATCCACTACGAATTGATACTCCAACTTTTAGAAAGACAAACCTTGTTAGCCGTCAATCAAAATCCCGATTTGCGACATCAAGTCAATCAACTCATTATTACTCTTCGCAAAGCAGCAGTCCAGCAAAAACGGCTAGAAGAAATTTGTGAGGTGACATCTGTGGCTGTTGATCACCGTTGGTCGCTCAATCATCATATTGCGGAGAAAGTGGTTGTGCCTGACTAA
- the nifV gene encoding homocitrate synthase, whose amino-acid sequence MDQVVINDTTLRDGEQAAGVAFNLEEKIAIAKFLDAIGVPEMEIGIAAMGEAEQQAIATIVDLGLQAHLLGWNRAVIADIQASIACGLKRVHISIPVSAIQIGAKFQGKWQLVWQKLKDSLSFALDQGLFVSVGGEDSSRADEQFLLDTVLYAQEWGASRFRFCDTVGILDPFTTYDKVKKLLTSLSIPVEMHTHNDFGLATANALAGIKAGALSVNTTVNGLGERAGNAALEEVVMALKHLSKMDLSIDTRRLLEISQLVATASGYGLPPWKAIVGENTFAHESGIHAHGVLQNPHTYEPFAPEEIGRERRLVIGKHSGRHLLSNLLQQHGIILNHEETQSVLNAVRQQSMQKKRSLTTQELLSLVAHTQ is encoded by the coding sequence ATGGATCAGGTTGTCATCAATGACACAACGTTACGTGATGGCGAGCAAGCAGCGGGTGTTGCTTTTAACTTAGAGGAGAAAATTGCGATCGCCAAATTTCTGGATGCAATCGGTGTTCCAGAAATGGAAATTGGTATTGCGGCGATGGGTGAAGCAGAACAACAAGCGATCGCTACAATTGTTGATTTAGGTTTGCAAGCTCATCTGTTAGGTTGGAACCGTGCCGTTATTGCCGATATTCAAGCTTCTATCGCTTGTGGTTTAAAGCGAGTGCATATATCTATTCCTGTCTCTGCAATTCAAATTGGGGCAAAATTCCAGGGAAAATGGCAATTAGTATGGCAAAAACTCAAAGATAGTCTGAGCTTTGCCTTAGATCAAGGATTGTTTGTCTCGGTGGGAGGAGAAGATTCTTCTCGCGCCGATGAACAATTTCTTCTAGATACAGTACTTTATGCCCAAGAATGGGGTGCATCGCGGTTTCGCTTTTGTGACACCGTGGGCATTCTCGACCCATTCACAACTTACGACAAGGTGAAAAAATTGCTCACATCCTTGTCTATACCTGTAGAAATGCACACTCACAATGATTTTGGTCTAGCGACAGCTAATGCCCTAGCAGGTATAAAAGCAGGTGCATTATCTGTAAACACTACAGTCAATGGGTTAGGTGAAAGGGCAGGAAATGCAGCTTTAGAAGAAGTTGTGATGGCGCTTAAACATCTATCAAAGATGGATTTAAGTATAGACACGCGGCGTTTATTAGAAATATCTCAACTTGTAGCCACAGCATCAGGTTATGGTTTACCACCTTGGAAGGCAATTGTCGGCGAAAATACCTTTGCCCACGAATCAGGTATTCATGCTCATGGAGTGTTACAAAACCCCCACACCTACGAACCATTTGCCCCAGAAGAAATTGGCCGCGAACGGCGTTTAGTTATTGGTAAACATTCTGGTCGGCATTTATTATCTAATCTGCTGCAACAACATGGCATTATTCTGAATCATGAAGAAACTCAATCTGTGTTAAATGCAGTTAGGCAACAATCAATGCAGAAAAAACGCAGTCTCACAACACAAGAACTTTTATCTTTGGTAGCACATACACAGTGA
- the lpdA gene encoding dihydrolipoyl dehydrogenase, with protein sequence MSHGFDYDLVIIGAGVGGHGAALHAVSCGLKTAIIEAADMGGTCVNRGCIPSKALLAAAGRVRELRNAHHLKSLGIQIGNVEFDRQAIADHAGNLVSKIQGDLTNSLKRLGVDIIRGWGRIAGTQKITVAGDGSDKTITAKDIILSPGSVPFVPPGIEVDGKTVFTSDQGVKLESLPPWVAIIGSGYIGLEFSDVYSALGCEITMIEALDQLMPGFDRDIAKLAERVLITPRDIETKVGIYAKKVIPGSPVVIELADFKTKEDLEVIEVDACLVATGRIPATQNLGLESVGVELDRRNFIPVDDRLAVLSAGEVVPHLWAIGDANGKMMLAHAASAQGIVAVENIVGRSRTIDYRSIPAAAFTHPEVSYVGLTETAAKELGLTEGFTVGTSKSYFKGNSKALAENEADGIAKVIYRQDTGEVLGVHIFGMHASDLIHEASAAIANRQSVHTLAHLVHAHPTLSEVLDEAYKRAVAQ encoded by the coding sequence GTGAGTCATGGATTTGATTATGATTTAGTAATTATTGGCGCTGGTGTAGGCGGACATGGCGCAGCCCTACACGCGGTAAGCTGCGGTCTGAAAACAGCGATTATCGAAGCAGCAGACATGGGCGGAACCTGTGTCAACAGGGGCTGTATTCCATCAAAGGCGTTGCTGGCAGCAGCAGGACGTGTGCGGGAGTTACGTAATGCCCACCACCTCAAGTCATTGGGCATTCAAATTGGGAATGTGGAGTTTGATCGCCAAGCGATCGCCGATCATGCAGGCAATTTAGTCTCAAAAATTCAAGGCGATTTGACTAACAGCTTGAAGCGCCTGGGCGTAGATATTATCAGGGGTTGGGGCAGAATCGCCGGGACACAGAAAATCACTGTCGCTGGGGATGGCAGTGACAAAACAATTACAGCTAAAGATATTATTCTTTCTCCTGGTTCAGTTCCCTTTGTCCCCCCAGGAATTGAAGTAGACGGCAAAACTGTCTTTACCAGCGACCAAGGTGTCAAACTGGAATCTCTACCGCCTTGGGTGGCAATTATTGGTAGCGGTTACATCGGCTTAGAATTTTCGGATGTATATTCGGCTTTGGGCTGTGAAATCACCATGATTGAAGCCTTAGACCAATTAATGCCAGGTTTTGACCGTGATATCGCCAAACTCGCTGAACGGGTATTAATTACCCCCCGCGATATTGAAACCAAAGTTGGTATCTACGCCAAAAAAGTTATTCCCGGTTCGCCGGTAGTAATTGAACTCGCAGATTTCAAAACCAAAGAAGATTTAGAAGTTATCGAAGTCGATGCTTGCTTAGTAGCGACAGGACGCATCCCCGCAACTCAAAACCTTGGGTTGGAATCTGTAGGTGTGGAATTAGACAGGCGCAATTTTATTCCTGTAGACGATCGCCTGGCAGTATTAAGTGCAGGCGAAGTTGTCCCCCATCTTTGGGCAATTGGTGATGCCAATGGCAAAATGATGTTGGCTCATGCAGCTTCGGCTCAAGGTATTGTAGCTGTAGAAAATATCGTTGGGCGATCGCGTACCATCGATTATCGCAGCATCCCCGCCGCCGCCTTCACTCACCCAGAAGTTAGCTATGTCGGCTTAACTGAAACCGCCGCTAAAGAATTGGGACTAACAGAAGGTTTTACCGTTGGTACTAGTAAAAGTTACTTCAAAGGCAACTCCAAAGCATTGGCAGAAAATGAAGCCGACGGTATCGCTAAGGTAATCTATCGCCAAGATACAGGTGAAGTTTTAGGCGTTCACATCTTCGGTATGCACGCCTCCGACTTGATTCACGAAGCCTCCGCCGCCATTGCCAACCGTCAATCTGTCCACACCCTCGCCCATCTAGTTCACGCCCACCCAACCCTCTCGGAAGTTCTAGATGAAGCTTATAAACGGGCAGTAGCCCAATAA
- the trpC gene encoding indole-3-glycerol phosphate synthase TrpC, protein MQIRRRSPSPAIDVSILRYQVAVPNAKPNNILEEIVWQKEVEVDQLREKQPLVELQKQALSAPPTRDFIAALKQGKTKPALIAEVKKASPSKGILREDFDPIAIAKSYQQGGASCISVLTDVKFFQGSFDNLAKVRAAVDLPLLCKDFIIYPYQMYLARIQGADAVLLIAAILSDQDLQYFIKIAKALNMAALIEVHSLEELDRVLALDGVSLVGINNRNLEDFTVDLQTTCQLLAARGEQLQARNILVVSESGLHTPEDLSLVEQAGASAVLIGESLVKQPDPELAIAQILPKSNSI, encoded by the coding sequence ATGCAAATCCGTCGCCGTTCACCTAGCCCCGCTATAGATGTATCCATCTTGCGTTATCAGGTTGCTGTACCAAATGCCAAACCAAACAATATTTTAGAAGAAATTGTCTGGCAAAAAGAAGTTGAAGTTGACCAACTGCGGGAAAAGCAGCCTTTGGTTGAATTACAAAAGCAAGCACTTTCCGCACCGCCAACACGAGATTTTATCGCCGCCCTCAAACAAGGTAAAACCAAACCAGCGTTAATTGCCGAAGTCAAAAAAGCTTCACCAAGTAAAGGCATTTTACGCGAAGATTTTGACCCTATAGCGATCGCCAAATCATATCAACAAGGTGGTGCTAGTTGTATTTCTGTTTTGACAGATGTGAAATTTTTTCAAGGCAGCTTTGACAACTTAGCTAAAGTACGCGCTGCTGTCGATTTACCCTTATTGTGTAAAGATTTTATTATCTATCCTTACCAAATGTATTTAGCCCGCATTCAGGGTGCGGATGCCGTTTTATTAATCGCGGCTATTTTGAGTGACCAAGACTTGCAGTACTTCATCAAAATTGCTAAAGCCTTAAATATGGCAGCATTGATTGAAGTTCATAGTCTAGAAGAACTCGATCGGGTATTAGCTTTAGATGGTGTTTCTTTAGTTGGCATTAACAATCGCAATCTTGAAGATTTCACCGTAGATTTGCAGACGACTTGTCAACTTTTAGCCGCCAGGGGTGAACAATTACAAGCACGAAATATTTTAGTTGTTAGTGAATCAGGTTTACATACACCTGAAGATTTGAGTTTAGTAGAACAAGCAGGTGCAAGTGCTGTGTTAATTGGCGAATCATTAGTCAAACAACCAGACCCAGAATTAGCGATCGCCCAGATCTTACCCAAGAGTAATTCCATCTAA
- a CDS encoding DUF4335 domain-containing protein — MPVSNSVIRRYTPPTCTLEVLAQSSPLSRWMGKTVIKQLSFELRIDDPRLPEERRVVIRGDRDQLEALCDAVTSYVQEFLQQSPESFGMSFSAPQDSTKTSDNSGLRDVHQSSLSTQTLKSFTSDIPRAKIYLEQSSSLTHKLHLGSLASQASSPFIQLSLLQLFDLASALDEYSDDVMALPALNNTSSVVHFPAWASVAAVLVLSVGLLPITLQYANNYRQNQPTTANKNTSTESNVALAPPSSANLNTPLPGLTPSDNLPLLPPIDSTLPLPTSRLPTQPVLSPGANLSANSQTSLSLPPTSSKNVLNVPQTAISAKNNPSSTSSTTIPGQQIALNPNLNLNTAQPITKGEITLPQRRSLPSRLSGTDNLSSTSSIPAVPPPLANLPNENRSNNFPQGYSPTNQQLGEKINSSLPSSAADSNPFIDRLGDDPKTSAPSNIVTNSTIFDTTQIAEARSFFQKRWQPPSGLTQTLEYSLTVDVDGSIARILPLNKPAREFIDNTGIPAIGKPFVSGNKSGQNIRMRVVFSPDGKVQTFSESE, encoded by the coding sequence ATGCCTGTATCAAATTCTGTCATTCGTCGCTACACACCCCCCACTTGCACACTAGAAGTATTGGCGCAAAGCTCTCCTTTGTCCCGTTGGATGGGGAAAACTGTCATTAAGCAACTCAGCTTTGAGTTACGCATTGACGATCCACGACTACCAGAAGAACGCAGGGTTGTAATTCGGGGCGATCGCGACCAACTTGAAGCTTTGTGTGATGCCGTTACCAGCTATGTGCAAGAATTTCTCCAACAGTCCCCAGAAAGCTTTGGGATGAGTTTTTCTGCTCCCCAAGACTCAACTAAAACATCTGACAATTCAGGGTTGAGGGATGTTCACCAATCTTCCCTATCAACACAAACTTTAAAATCTTTCACATCAGATATCCCCAGAGCCAAAATATATTTAGAACAAAGCAGTTCTTTAACTCACAAGCTGCATCTTGGCTCTCTCGCCAGTCAAGCATCTAGCCCATTCATTCAATTAAGTCTGTTGCAGCTTTTTGATTTAGCCTCAGCCTTGGATGAATACTCAGATGATGTCATGGCGTTACCTGCTCTGAATAATACCAGTTCTGTTGTCCACTTCCCGGCTTGGGCATCTGTAGCCGCAGTTTTGGTTTTAAGTGTCGGTTTATTGCCAATAACGTTACAATACGCTAACAATTATCGGCAAAATCAACCAACAACAGCCAACAAAAATACTTCTACAGAGTCTAACGTAGCTTTAGCACCGCCGTCATCAGCTAACTTGAATACACCGTTACCGGGACTAACACCTTCGGATAATTTGCCATTGCTACCACCTATCGACTCGACTCTTCCTCTTCCGACTTCCCGTTTGCCAACACAACCTGTTTTATCTCCGGGTGCTAATCTTTCTGCTAACTCCCAAACATCTTTGAGTTTACCGCCAACATCTTCAAAAAATGTTCTGAACGTACCTCAGACAGCAATTAGTGCCAAGAATAATCCATCAAGTACCTCATCTACAACAATTCCTGGTCAACAAATTGCTCTGAACCCAAATCTTAATTTGAATACTGCACAACCAATTACCAAGGGTGAAATTACTTTACCTCAAAGGCGGAGTCTCCCATCTCGTCTATCTGGAACTGATAATTTATCATCTACTAGCAGCATCCCAGCAGTTCCCCCGCCTCTGGCTAACCTACCAAATGAAAATCGCAGCAATAATTTTCCTCAAGGGTACTCACCAACAAACCAACAACTAGGAGAAAAAATTAATTCTTCTCTCCCGTCTTCAGCTGCTGATAGTAACCCATTTATTGATAGATTGGGGGATGATCCTAAAACTTCTGCACCCTCCAATATAGTTACTAACAGCACAATATTTGATACAACTCAAATAGCAGAAGCCCGAAGTTTTTTTCAGAAGCGTTGGCAACCGCCATCTGGATTGACCCAAACATTAGAATACAGCTTGACTGTGGATGTTGACGGTTCTATTGCGCGTATTCTACCACTAAATAAGCCAGCAAGAGAGTTTATTGATAATACAGGAATACCAGCCATTGGTAAACCTTTTGTTTCTGGTAATAAATCTGGGCAAAATATCAGAATGCGGGTTGTTTTCAGTCCTGATGGTAAAGTACAAACGTTTTCAGAATCTGAATAA
- a CDS encoding DUF3038 domain-containing protein, protein MLKVMHSAADPATPNSQWEDLIKLPNPNTVQWDNIKTQLDLVLLALETLTGIGSEAMLSAAVNLNLESRVPDRVALWRLRQSNPLRKGQGGRKKLDVEEARSLVLIICYLAKQHQELIRRAVGLLEQMAENNREPHQAALLGDYIDAFCNTYQERMEEDDQISTELLTHLALKLLVDLLFYSAPAGHRRLWLALIDSAKY, encoded by the coding sequence ATGCTAAAAGTTATGCACTCGGCCGCCGACCCAGCCACACCCAATTCCCAATGGGAGGACTTAATCAAGCTTCCAAACCCAAATACAGTCCAATGGGATAATATAAAAACTCAGTTGGACTTGGTACTGTTGGCGCTAGAAACCTTAACTGGGATTGGTTCTGAAGCAATGCTCTCAGCGGCAGTTAACCTAAATTTAGAGTCAAGAGTGCCAGACCGCGTAGCTTTATGGCGACTACGACAGTCTAATCCTCTACGCAAAGGTCAAGGAGGGCGAAAAAAGCTAGATGTTGAAGAAGCGCGATCGCTTGTTTTAATCATCTGCTATCTCGCTAAACAGCACCAAGAATTAATTCGCCGTGCTGTTGGGTTACTAGAGCAAATGGCGGAAAACAACCGGGAACCTCATCAGGCTGCTTTACTTGGAGATTACATTGATGCTTTTTGCAACACTTACCAAGAGCGGATGGAAGAGGATGACCAAATCTCAACGGAATTACTAACCCACCTAGCACTCAAGCTGCTTGTAGACTTGTTATTCTACAGCGCTCCTGCTGGACACCGCCGTCTCTGGCTCGCACTCATCGACTCCGCAAAATATTGA